The Triticum dicoccoides isolate Atlit2015 ecotype Zavitan chromosome 6A, WEW_v2.0, whole genome shotgun sequence genome has a window encoding:
- the LOC119319126 gene encoding fimbrin-5-like: MSSVGVLVSDPWLQNQFTQVQLRTLRTKFTSAKRSDAEQVTIKDLPPVMEKLRGIQEVLTEEEITSFLSESYPDMDQSIEFEPFLREYLNLQEKGASKSGGKKKLKGSVSFLKASTTTLLHVINESEKTSYVNHINNFLGEDPFLKNFLPLDPASNDIFNLIGDGVLLCKLINVAVPGTIDERAINTKKEPNPWERNENHTLCLNSAKAIGCTVVNIGTQDLIEARPHLVLGLLSQIIKIQLLANLNLKNTPQLLELVAGDNSKEAEELVTLAPDKMLLKWMNFHIKKAGYKKTVTNFSTDVKDGEAYAYLLSALAPEHSSTTMIETTDPKERAKKVLETAEKLDCTRYVTSKDINEGSANLNLAFVAQIFQQRNGLSSNNVARAVQDTPDDVEASREERAFRLWINSLGIATYVNNLFEDVRTGWVLLEVLDKISPGSVIWKQASKPPIIMPFRKVENCNQVIRIGKELNFSLVNVAGNDIVQGNKKLILAFLWQLMRTSILQLLKNLRSHSKDKEITDADILIWANNKVKESGKTSHIESFKDKSLSNGMFFLDLLSVVQSRVVDWNMVKKGEDDDEKKMNATYIITVARKLGCTVFWLPEDIMEVNPKMILTLTASIMYWSLQKHGPYEGPGPAGSAASQEALPEEEEEEVEEEEEEELEAEAEAEAEAEAEAEVEEEKGEESLEDGA; encoded by the exons ATGTCTAGCGTTGGTGTTCTTGTCTCTGATCCATGGCTCCAGAACCAGTTCACCCAAGTGCAGCTCCGAACGCTCCGAACAAAA TTCACTTCCGCAAAGAGATCGGATGCCGAGCAGGTAACTATAAAAGATTTGCCGCCGGTAATGGAGAAGCTTAGGGGCATTCAAGAGGTTCTGACTGAGGAGGAGATCACAAGTTTTTTGAGCGAGTCTTACCCCGATATGGACCAGTCAATCGAATTTGAGCCATTCCTTAGG GAGTACTTAAATCTTCAAGAAAAGGGAGCCAGCAAATCAGGAGGCAAAAAGAAATTGAAGGGATCAGTGTCATTTTTGAAGGCATCCACCACTACTCTCTTGCACGTCATTAATGAGTCTGAAAAAACTTCTTATGTCAATCATATCAATAATTTTCTCGGGGAGGACCCTTTCCTGAAGAATTTCTTGCCATTGGATCCAGCATCAAACGATATATTTAATCTTATTGGGGATGGTGTTCTACTTTG CAAGTTGATCAATGTTGCTGTTCCCGGCACAATAGACGAGAGAGCAATCAATACAAAGAAGGAACCGAATCCATGGGAGAGGAATGAGAACCACACTCTTTGTCTCAACTCTGCCAAGGCCATTGGTTGTACTGTTGTTAACATTGGGACACAGGATCTGATTGAAGCTAGA CCTCATCTAGTTCTTGGTTTGCTATCCCAAATCATAAAG ATACAACTCTTAGCAAATTTGAATCTGAAGAATACACCTCAGTTGTTGGAGTTGGTGGCTGGTGATAACAGCAAG GAAGCAGAGGAGCTTGTCACCTTAGCACCAGACAAGATGTTGCTCAAATGGATGAACTTTCATATCAAGAAAGCAGGGTACAAAAAAACTGTAACAAATTTCTCTACTGATGTTAAG GATGGTGAAGCGTATGCTTACCTTCTCAGCGCCCTTGCTCCCGAGCATAGCTCAACAACCATGATAGAAACTACAGATCCTAAAGAAAGGGCAAAGAAAGTCCTTGAAACTGCCGAAAAGCTTGATTGTACAAGATATGTAACATCTAAAGATATTAATGAGGGTTCAGCAAATCTCAACTTGGCATTTGTCGCACAGATATTCCAGCAAAG AAACGGTCTATCATCGAACAACGTGGCTCGTGCCGTCCAAGATACTCCGGATGATGTTGAAGCATCGAGGGAAGAGAGAGCATTTCGCTTGTGGATCAACAGTCTTGGAATTGCAACTTACGTGAATAATTTATTTGAGGATGTTAGGACCGG ATGGGTTCTTCTGGAGGTGCTTGACAAAATTTCTCCAGGATCAGTTATCTGGAAACAAGCATCGAAACCTCCAATTATCATGCCATTTAGGAAGGTTGAGAACTGCAATCAGGTTATCAGAATTGGGAAGGAGTTAAATTTTTCTCTTGTGAATGTAGCAGGAAATGATATTGTTCAAGGAAACAAGAAGCTAATCCTTG CTTTCCTGTGGCAACTCATGAGGACCAGCATCCTACAACTGCTAAAGAACTTGAGATCCCACTCTAAAGACAAAGAGATTACAGATGCTGACATTCTGATCTGGGCGAATAATAAGGTCAAGGAATCAGGAAAAACATCTCACATCGAAAGCTTCAAG GATAAAAGCTTATCAAATGGGATGTTCTTCCTGGATCTTCTAAGCGTTGTGCAAAGTAGAGTTGTTGACTGGAATATGGTGAAGAAGGGGGAGGATG ATGATGAGAAGAAGATGAATGCAACATACATCATAACTGTTGCTAGGAAACTCGGGTGCACCGTGTTCTGGTTGCCAGAGGACATAATGGAG GTAAATCCCAAGATGATCCTCACTCTTACAGCAAGCATCATGTACTGGAGTCTGCAGAAGCATGGACCTTACGAAGGCCCCGGGCCAGCAGGATCCGCAGCGTCACAAGAAGCTCTcccagaagaggaggaggaggaggtggaagaagaggaagaagaagaattagaagcagaagcagaagcggaggcagaggcagaggcagaagcagaagtagaagaagaaaaaggagaagaaagcCTTGAAGATGGTGCCTAA